One genomic window of uncultured delta proteobacterium includes the following:
- a CDS encoding Glycosyl transferase group 1 has translation MGKQRTWATLHPFFETGDIMGRSVANEGFIRALIASSPYDTYSFFLTDERAVSLVKGRLAALFPERDTDGAFRVHTRHALPEALAATDFEVFHLSDCVADTVPLIRLRNAVSRSLFAVTGTTHSLSYARYSASFFDQIWQGVTAKDAIIATSRAGEGAVGAMFAALRAGYGLEDAPCPRIVRIPLGVTPEDFAAPEEKSAFASPVRRELGISENDLVLLVFARISHYSKMDVLPLFRALLRAEEGGLRRGKYTLVLSGWVDAGDTAAAYAEIAARHGISFKLVPSPDDALRRRLFAGADIFLSPVDNPQETFGLTILEAGAASLPVIASDFDGYRDLVVHGETGLLIPTYGPGATPETDALSGVWFDNQRHLQLAQQSVVAVPELAKAIALLAGDGALRSRLGSAGRRRVLEGYTWDHVVRRHVALWDELAAMPVARPAVTHPLHPGYTDIFGAYYTRLFDPATARSAQVRWTPFGEAVYRGKDFPAVYGGIERLVDLEALRRVLFQARKPVPLAALLPADDASPAAERAAFPVFWALKQDLLEIVPPAP, from the coding sequence ATGGGAAAACAACGAACATGGGCGACGCTGCACCCCTTTTTCGAAACCGGCGACATTATGGGGCGGAGCGTGGCGAATGAGGGGTTCATACGGGCGCTGATCGCGTCCTCCCCATACGACACCTACTCCTTTTTCCTTACGGACGAACGGGCCGTTTCCCTGGTGAAGGGGCGTCTCGCCGCCTTGTTTCCGGAGCGGGATACAGACGGCGCGTTCCGCGTCCATACGCGCCACGCCTTGCCGGAAGCGCTTGCCGCCACGGATTTTGAGGTTTTTCACCTTTCCGATTGCGTGGCGGATACCGTGCCGCTTATCCGGTTGCGCAACGCCGTTTCCCGCAGCCTGTTCGCCGTGACCGGCACCACCCATTCCTTAAGCTACGCGCGGTATTCGGCCAGCTTTTTCGACCAGATCTGGCAGGGCGTGACGGCGAAGGACGCCATCATCGCCACCTCCAGAGCGGGGGAAGGGGCGGTCGGCGCCATGTTCGCCGCGCTGCGCGCCGGTTACGGCCTGGAAGACGCGCCTTGCCCCAGGATCGTGCGCATCCCCCTCGGGGTAACGCCGGAAGACTTTGCCGCGCCGGAGGAAAAGAGCGCTTTCGCTTCCCCGGTGCGGCGGGAACTCGGCATATCGGAAAACGATCTGGTGCTCCTGGTCTTCGCCCGCATTTCCCATTATTCCAAAATGGACGTGCTGCCGCTTTTCCGGGCGCTGTTGCGGGCGGAGGAGGGCGGCCTGCGGCGCGGGAAATACACCCTGGTGCTGTCGGGCTGGGTGGATGCCGGCGATACCGCGGCGGCGTACGCGGAAATAGCCGCGCGTCACGGCATTTCCTTCAAACTGGTCCCGTCTCCTGATGATGCCTTGCGCCGCCGCCTTTTCGCCGGGGCGGACATTTTTCTCTCTCCGGTGGACAACCCCCAGGAAACCTTCGGGCTGACCATTCTGGAAGCCGGGGCCGCGTCGTTGCCGGTGATAGCCTCCGACTTTGACGGGTACCGCGATCTTGTGGTCCACGGCGAGACGGGCCTGCTCATCCCGACCTACGGCCCCGGAGCGACGCCGGAAACGGACGCGCTTTCCGGCGTGTGGTTCGACAACCAGCGCCATTTGCAGCTTGCCCAGCAGAGCGTCGTCGCCGTGCCGGAACTGGCGAAGGCCATAGCGCTTCTCGCCGGTGACGGCGCGTTGCGGTCCCGTCTCGGCTCCGCCGGGCGGCGGCGCGTATTGGAAGGCTATACCTGGGATCACGTCGTGCGGCGGCATGTCGCGCTATGGGACGAACTTGCCGCTATGCCGGTGGCGCGCCCGGCGGTCACGCATCCCCTGCACCCGGGCTATACGGACATTTTTGGCGCGTACTATACCCGGCTTTTTGATCCGGCGACCGCCCGGTCTGCACAAGTACGATGGACGCCCTTTGGCGAAGCCGTCTACCGGGGAAAAGATTTCCCGGCCGTGTACGGGGGCATCGAGCGGCTTGTCGATTTGGAAGCCTTGCGCCGGGTGCTTTTTCAGGCGCGCAAACCCGTTCCGCTCGCCGCGCTTCTGCCCGCGGACGACGCCTCGCCCGCCGCGGAGAGGGCGGCGTTTCCCGTGTTCTGGGCCTTGAAGCAGGACCTTCTGGAAATAGTGCCGCCCGCGCCATGA
- a CDS encoding NUDIX hydrolase, producing the protein MQNAKKADDFPGPCPQCGRYRTPSPTVDAVIHDPEQGVVLVRRKNPPLGWALPGGFVDYGECVEHAAMREAKEETGLDVDLTGLLGVYSDPERDTRMHTISTVFTARARNPETISGGDDALEAKFFPLDALPGDIAFDHRRILDDFIARRK; encoded by the coding sequence ATGCAGAACGCGAAAAAAGCGGACGATTTTCCCGGCCCCTGCCCGCAATGCGGTCGGTACCGCACCCCTTCGCCTACTGTGGACGCGGTGATCCATGACCCGGAACAGGGAGTCGTTCTTGTCCGGCGGAAGAACCCGCCCCTGGGCTGGGCGCTTCCCGGCGGTTTTGTCGACTACGGCGAATGCGTGGAACATGCCGCCATGCGCGAAGCCAAGGAGGAAACCGGCCTTGACGTGGACCTGACCGGGCTTTTGGGCGTGTACTCCGACCCCGAACGGGATACGCGGATGCATACCATCAGCACCGTATTCACGGCGAGAGCCCGCAACCCCGAAACCATTTCCGGGGGAGACGACGCACTGGAGGCGAAATTTTTCCCCCTCGATGCCCTGCCGGGCGACATAGCCTTTGACCATCGTCGCATACTGGATGATTTCATCGCGCGCAGAAAGTAA
- a CDS encoding Glycosyl transferase group 1 — MNIHYYVSDYISHRRAGEAYIACLRQLGHTLVADPGDSDLVVIHEGPHFYGDILKTMPRDPGRKFVGYGVWETPQLPQPFIKGAALVDAIWTCSEFSRQAFLPYAKTFLLPHVVERAKASREDMAWAMERIGIPQGRREDRDIFYFYTIVDTVNPRKDVAAMLTAFAAAFPRKEDKVRLVVKQYRAPQNLDAFPLVVDIPEPLSDGQIAALHAVCDAYVSTHHAEAWGLPLSEALSFGNPVIATAYSGNMEFMTAANSFPVPYTLVPVPESMCRALPELFRRDMTWADIDGAALVQTLRKVRSRPVPQDFRARAAASMSAFSPAAIRERLAGLLEEIFQ; from the coding sequence ATGAACATCCATTATTATGTGAGCGACTACATCAGCCACCGCAGAGCCGGGGAAGCCTACATCGCCTGCTTGCGGCAGTTGGGGCATACGCTGGTGGCCGACCCCGGAGACAGCGACCTTGTGGTCATTCACGAGGGGCCGCATTTTTACGGGGATATTCTGAAAACCATGCCCCGAGACCCCGGCAGAAAATTTGTCGGGTACGGTGTATGGGAAACCCCGCAGCTGCCGCAACCGTTCATCAAAGGCGCGGCCCTGGTGGACGCGATCTGGACCTGTTCGGAATTTTCCCGGCAGGCGTTTTTGCCGTACGCGAAGACCTTTTTGCTGCCGCACGTCGTGGAACGGGCCAAAGCGTCCCGCGAGGACATGGCCTGGGCCATGGAGCGGATCGGGATACCGCAGGGCCGGCGCGAAGACCGGGATATCTTTTATTTTTACACCATCGTGGACACGGTAAACCCGCGTAAAGACGTGGCCGCCATGCTCACGGCCTTTGCCGCCGCGTTCCCGCGCAAGGAGGACAAGGTCCGTCTGGTGGTGAAGCAATACCGAGCGCCGCAAAACCTTGACGCGTTTCCCTTGGTTGTCGATATCCCGGAGCCGCTGTCGGACGGGCAAATCGCGGCCCTGCACGCCGTTTGCGACGCCTACGTCAGCACCCATCACGCCGAGGCCTGGGGGCTGCCGCTGTCCGAGGCGTTGAGCTTTGGCAATCCGGTCATTGCCACGGCGTACTCCGGCAATATGGAATTTATGACGGCGGCGAACAGTTTCCCCGTTCCCTACACGCTTGTTCCCGTGCCGGAATCCATGTGCCGGGCGCTGCCGGAACTGTTCCGCCGCGACATGACCTGGGCGGATATCGACGGCGCTGCCCTGGTGCAAACGCTACGCAAGGTGCGCTCCCGCCCCGTGCCGCAGGACTTTCGCGCGCGGGCGGCCGCGTCCATGAGCGCGTTTTCACCGGCCGCCATCCGGGAGCGCCTCGCTGGCCTTCTGGAAGAAATTTTTCAATAA
- a CDS encoding hypothetical protein (Evidence 5 : No homology to any previously reported sequences) produces MDKTKKIAGTVGFLCNVLVFVTQSG; encoded by the coding sequence GTGGATAAGACGAAAAAAATAGCTGGCACCGTTGGTTTTTTATGCAATGTTCTTGTTTTTGTGACGCAAAGCGGCTAG
- a CDS encoding hypothetical protein (Evidence 5 : No homology to any previously reported sequences): MVKGYVARQGIEGEKFRLQCVVSPGNGFGVAGSRREYGADGMHPRIPFGVGVHAQKPGQVHVKAGFLLGFAHGGMFHAFAVVDKTAGKRPAQGRVLPPDKNDSLFRVMDHRVHSRRRGAVPTALRAGAGKIVRFFRVLHRKSYPASHDSGAKSKETAGLVKTSRFASQKQEHCIKNQRCQLFFSSYPRKNYS, encoded by the coding sequence ATGGTCAAAGGCTATGTCGCCCGGCAGGGCATCGAGGGGGAAAAATTTCGCCTCCAGTGCGTCGTCTCCCCCGGAAATGGTTTCGGGGTTGCGGGCTCTCGCCGTGAATACGGTGCTGATGGTATGCATCCGCGTATCCCGTTCGGGGTCGGAGTACACGCCCAAAAGCCCGGTCAGGTCCACGTCAAGGCCGGTTTCCTCCTTGGCTTCGCGCATGGCGGCATGTTCCACGCATTCGCCGTAGTCGACAAAACCGCCGGGAAGCGCCCAGCCCAGGGGCGGGTTCTTCCGCCGGACAAGAACGACTCCCTGTTCCGGGTCATGGATCACCGCGTCCACAGTAGGCGAAGGGGTGCGGTACCGACCGCATTGCGGGCAGGGGCCGGGAAAATCGTCCGCTTTTTTCGCGTTCTGCATAGAAAGTCCTATCCGGCTTCACATGACAGCGGCGCCAAGTCCAAAGAGACTGCCGGGCTAGTAAAGACTAGCCGCTTTGCGTCACAAAAACAAGAACATTGCATAAAAAACCAACGGTGCCAGCTATTTTTTTCGTCTTATCCACGAAAAAACTATAGTTGA